In Gimesia panareensis, the genomic window TGGAACAGAATCCGCTCGGGCAGTGTTTTATTCTGACTTAAATAGAAATCCCGCTGGGCGTCTCCCACCTGGTGGCAGTGGATACAGCTTTTGACGACTTCTTTTTTCTGATTGATCTGAGAACGGTAGCGCCCCTCCAGCAGCGGATAATGCTCTGGCGAAGGTACGTCAGGCTTCGGTCCCTGTTTGGCAGTCAGGGAATCTTTGACCTGGTCATAATTCGCATGCAGATCAAGTGCCCCCTGCATCGCTTTAGCCAGACCTGCAATCGATACATCTTCAGACCAGAGTGTGTGATGCGAGCGAGTGCCGAACCGGCCGTAAATCGTACGGTCGGCGTTCAACAGAAACACGGCAAACGACTGATCGTAGTCGTATTGAAACAGTGACAGGTCCAGACCGTTGGTAGAGATCTGCCGCACCCGCACAAACTGATCCATCAGCGGCTTCAACTGCGGGTCCTTCTCCATCAGCTCTTCATCCAGTTTGACGCACTCCTCACAGGGGATGCAGCGCAGGACAACCAGCATGGGTTGCTTTGTCTGCCGCGCCTTTTCGAATCCCCGCTCCAGATCGTTATAGATCCAGTATCCGGAGGCTTCGACTTTCTCCCGGTCCCGACGCACTTTTTCCTCGCGCGTCTGGGCCTCTAGAAGCGAACTGAAAGTCAACACACAAAGTACACAGACGCAAACGTTCCTCAACATGGTACTGTCTCCATAAACCGGCGGGTGGGAGTATGTTAGATGTATTGACGATAAATGTCTCTCAGCTGATGAGTCTGGTTTCACCTCCGTTTTCTTTCTGGTGAAGCGTAACGGGCCAGCCGGGAAATTCGTTAGAGGCTTTCCCGTCGGTCGCATCCACCAGGAAGCGATAGGAATGGATCTCGTAGGTTTTTGCTTTGGGGTCTATCAACACCAGCCCGAAACCGCTCCCTTTCTGGTGTGCCAGGTCGTAGCGGTTTTTCTCTGAGGCTGGTTCCGGATTCCCAACCGCATAGACATACACCTTGTTGCCGAATCCGTCGATGTATTCTCCCGTGTTGGGGAGATCGTGTTTCGGGCGGTTCTCGTGCTCCATCCCGACTTCATCTGGACGCCACCAGCGGGGGTAGCCGGCTGAGATTGCAGGCGTACAGAACGACCAGCAGCCGTCGCGCTGCTCATCGGCGCCATATTGAGAGAGCGTTGTCAGGTGTTGATCCCCATTGATGTGTAATGGCATCCCTTTACGGATAATCTTTACAGCTCGATTACGGGCGGTTTGAGGCCAACTGCCACTGTCCAGATCGGCTTTGAGGTAGCCATTATAACCACCATGGTGGGTCGCAACCCCGGCAAACACGGTCTGGCTCAACAGGACTTTGAGCTTGTGTCCCCGCCAGTCATCGCACCAGTGCTCCAGGAATTTTTCCTGACGATCGCCCAGCAGTTCGAGACCCGGTTTATCCAGTTTCGATGTATCAAAGTTGGCATCGGTGACATGGTCGGCTCGGCCGCTGCCGGAATCCACGTGTTCGGGGCCGCTCTTGAACTGGCGGTCTCCCAGAATGGCGAAGCCGACGTCCCCATACACCATATCGCCGTAGTAAACGCTGATGCCCTGCAAACAGGGAGTCGGATCATAATAATCGGGATGATGTCCGGCACAGGTCTTGTGAACCACGTTAACCATCCGTGCCGGTTCGCGATAACCACCGTTAGAAGATGTCGTTCCCTCTTTCATCTTCATGCCCCCTTCGCCCCAGATGTTCCCCTGGAACACATCGTGGTCGTCGGGAATGCAGACCGTGGGCCGGTCCCGCATCGCTTCTCCGAAGGCCATGCCGTGCATGTAGAATTTGCGCAGGTAGTTCAGGATCGCAGGTTCAGCGGGATCACGGATCAGACCGAAACCGCCATGATCTTCGTATAACTGGTCACCGGAAAAGTACAGCAGATCGGGATCGACTTTGAGCAGATTGTTTGCCACCGGTTCATAGGGAAAGCCGTAATCCTTCTGACAGGTCAACGCTCCCAGCTTGAGCGGACGTCCGGACGGATTGGAGCGAATAATACCGGTCCGTTCAGCAACCGTTTCGGAACCGTCTGTATGCTGTTCTTTATAAACCAGTTTGAATGGCGTGGCTTCTTTTTCATTCCAGTTGGCAATTCGGAAGGTGGCCGTCCACGCATCGGTATCCAGCGGCGCTGTTCCCAGGGACTTCCAGCTACCGTCCTGTTGAATCAGCAGCTCGACATCTTTGTTGTCCTTCTCACCCAGCGGTCCGGTCAGGGCGCTGATCTTCATCACGAAACCCTCGTCCCCGCGGGAGTCGCTCAACGTATACATGGACCAGAGGATCGGTCCAAATTTGTGTTCGGGGCTGACCGTGAAGGCATCTCCGGAAACCGACCAGTCGCTGAAGCGATAGCGGGCGCCAATCATCCGTTTGAAGCGGGGATCGAAATTGCTGACCACCGCCACATTTCCCAGCACAGCCTGCAGCGGGAATGTATGCGAAATCGTATCCAGTGGCTTATCCGATTCGGAACCGCTGACCATCAGTGTCAGCGAATACTTTTCACCTTCGGGTTTACCGACCACGGTCAAGACGCAGTCTTTCAGATTGACCGGCTGCTTGAGTTTCTGTTCCTTATTCCCCAGGATCAGTTTGCCATTCAGGATACCGGCTTTGATCCCGCTCTTCGCAAAACAGTTGCTGCGGTATTCGTTAATATCACTTTTCACACCGATACGAAAACCGACGCCGCCATCCTGCTGTTTGACCTCGACCTGACTGGCGTGGACAGACATGGTGAACGGTGCTTTGGGATTTGTCAGCTGGTACGTCAGCAGTTGAATATTGCGACTGCCGCCGGTCGACATACACTCTGCGGCTCCGTCCACAATCCGCCAGTCTTCCATTGGATTGGCCCAGAACTCTTCTCCCAGCCAGACCCGGTCATGTGTTTTTTTCCAGCGGCCGATCACGGGGGCGTCGCTGCCTGTCTCTGCTGCGGCCAAATTCTTTGATTTTTTCAGACCAAAAAAAGTGGTACCCAGGGCAAACAGTTTCAGCGCCATGCGTCGGGTCAATGATTGCATTTAGAGTCTCCTGTCGAGCACAAATCGCCGTTTCAGCCGGCGGGGATGATATGACGTAAATAAAGTCCAGAACTGTCATTATTAAGGGCGCAGCGGGCTTTGTCCAGCGTGGTTCACAGAAGAACGCGCTGTTTAAACTTGTTTAGAAATACCTGTTCAGTTCAGGGCTTGCGCGTTGCCAGACCCGCTTTGACATCAGCCGGGTGTGAGACCTGCACACGGTCTTTCCCAGTCAGAGTGATCAGGTTCGGCAGGTCATAAACTTTGAGCGAACCGTGGACGGTATTAATCAGTTGATTCTGCGTTTCCGGAGTCTTGACGACTTCACCCCAGGACGGAATCATTTCGCTCAGCTTGACCTCGGAAAACAGATCGGGTTCCAGGGCGGCTGCATGCAGCGCCGGGATCGCGGTCTCTCCAATCGCAACCAACTCCACCTTCTGTGGCTTGCCTTTTGACTGATATTCCGACAGGAACCGGGTGGCGACCAGGATGTCTTCCGCCCGCAGTTTGACCATCGATTCACCCAGCAGGTACGCCACCGCCCATTCATGATAGTTGGGGCCCAACAGGCCATGCGACCAGCCGATCTTGCGGTTGTTCTTCCGTGAAGTCTCTCCGATCGCACGAATGTCCACCGCCAGCACCGTCTCGCCCTGTTTGACCCGTTTTTCAATCGCTCCCCCAGGTGCAGCGTCCACCTGCTTGCCTTCTCCATGCAGATAGAGAGTCCGTTTACCGGAGGGGGTTTCCGGCTCAAACAGCAGCGCCGGCAGAGGCACCCCGTGATCGGGTGTCAGGATCAGCTTGGTGATCTTGTAACCCGGTCGCTCAATGGAGCCGACTACTTTGGATTCCGGACGGGGAATTGCTGCCAGACGTTTAATGCCACTCACTTCACGCACCTGATCCCGTAGAGTGCCGAGGTCGCCGCTGCTCCAGAGTTCAGCCCGCTCTTTCGCCAGTTGCTGATTCAGACTATCGTTGATTTCAAACAGCGAACGTTCGCCGGCATCGAGCAGGATCTGCCCCGACTGAGAGCATTGCAGTTCTTCGTCGGTAAACACGGGCAGATCCCCTTCGAAGATCGCATTTTCCTTATGCATTAACCAGCGGTTCATCCAGCGGGCTGAACCTTCCCGCAGCTTGATAGTGAATCCGTGTGGGGCGTCGGCTTCGATGATATCCACCCGCTCCGCATAGCCCATGCGTGTATAGAATCGTTTGGCTTCGCGGAACAGTTCCCAGGTACCGTCGATCTTGAAAGTCGAGTCATGTGTGCCGGCGCAGATCAGTGTCGGCTTGGGAGCCCGCATCAAAGTGTAGTCAGCGATATCCATGCCATAAGCCAGCTGGCCGAAGATATTCTGCTCGCCGTCCTGGGGACCGTTGAAGTCGATCAGATAACGATACATGGTCGAATAACAGACCGGCGCTGCCGCCTGCACCCGTTCGTCCAGGGCCATGATGTAACTCGTCAGTGTTCCTCCCCCCGAGTTCCCCGTGCAGCCGATGCGGCTGCCATCGATTTCCGGGCGACTGATCAGATAATCAATACTCCGCATGCCGTCCCAGATCCGATAGCGGGCGGAGTTGCTGCCCAGGGGAATCGCACTTACCGTCATCAACGTATGCTCTGCCGTGCAGTAGTACTGCACCTGCGGATGAGGCGGACGATAGCGACTCCCTCCTTTAAAGAATTCATTCGGCTGATCCGAAAGAACCTGATACCGTTCTCCCTGCCCGATTGGATCGTAACAGAGCGCTGCCATCCCGTTTTTTGCCA contains:
- a CDS encoding alpha/beta hydrolase family protein, which translates into the protein MMKCLLSLFAFTATLHAALLVHAAEDLTVLPPPTDEASESGLVYQALQKRAHEAFAKRKEVYENIKTAEDCEAYQKRMKDFFRTQIGGFPERTPLNPRVIGKLKGDGFRVENVIYESWPGHHVTANLYLPTTPPPYPGVLVPCGHSHNGKAADGYQRACMLLAKNGMAALCYDPIGQGERYQVLSDQPNEFFKGGSRYRPPHPQVQYYCTAEHTLMTVSAIPLGSNSARYRIWDGMRSIDYLISRPEIDGSRIGCTGNSGGGTLTSYIMALDERVQAAAPVCYSTMYRYLIDFNGPQDGEQNIFGQLAYGMDIADYTLMRAPKPTLICAGTHDSTFKIDGTWELFREAKRFYTRMGYAERVDIIEADAPHGFTIKLREGSARWMNRWLMHKENAIFEGDLPVFTDEELQCSQSGQILLDAGERSLFEINDSLNQQLAKERAELWSSGDLGTLRDQVREVSGIKRLAAIPRPESKVVGSIERPGYKITKLILTPDHGVPLPALLFEPETPSGKRTLYLHGEGKQVDAAPGGAIEKRVKQGETVLAVDIRAIGETSRKNNRKIGWSHGLLGPNYHEWAVAYLLGESMVKLRAEDILVATRFLSEYQSKGKPQKVELVAIGETAIPALHAAALEPDLFSEVKLSEMIPSWGEVVKTPETQNQLINTVHGSLKVYDLPNLITLTGKDRVQVSHPADVKAGLATRKP
- a CDS encoding Trx7/PDZ domain-containing (seleno)protein; translation: MLRNVCVCVLCVLTFSSLLEAQTREEKVRRDREKVEASGYWIYNDLERGFEKARQTKQPMLVVLRCIPCEECVKLDEELMEKDPQLKPLMDQFVRVRQISTNGLDLSLFQYDYDQSFAVFLLNADRTIYGRFGTRSHHTLWSEDVSIAGLAKAMQGALDLHANYDQVKDSLTAKQGPKPDVPSPEHYPLLEGRYRSQINQKKEVVKSCIHCHQVGDAQRDFYLSQNKTLPERILFQYPHPKILGLILDPTEKATVKEVKPDSIAAKAGFQGGDELLTLAGQPLLSIADIQWVLHRAESQDQLTAQIDRNGKKQQLTLTLPTGWKRADDLSWRVSSWPMRRMVLGGAVLEETTPEERTVAGLPAKAPMALRIRGLGKYGLHGTARKRGFQVGDIITGFDGQTNLARETDLLAYGINAHQPGETVSVTVFRGGKQLELSLPRQK
- a CDS encoding alkaline phosphatase D family protein; translated protein: MQSLTRRMALKLFALGTTFFGLKKSKNLAAAETGSDAPVIGRWKKTHDRVWLGEEFWANPMEDWRIVDGAAECMSTGGSRNIQLLTYQLTNPKAPFTMSVHASQVEVKQQDGGVGFRIGVKSDINEYRSNCFAKSGIKAGILNGKLILGNKEQKLKQPVNLKDCVLTVVGKPEGEKYSLTLMVSGSESDKPLDTISHTFPLQAVLGNVAVVSNFDPRFKRMIGARYRFSDWSVSGDAFTVSPEHKFGPILWSMYTLSDSRGDEGFVMKISALTGPLGEKDNKDVELLIQQDGSWKSLGTAPLDTDAWTATFRIANWNEKEATPFKLVYKEQHTDGSETVAERTGIIRSNPSGRPLKLGALTCQKDYGFPYEPVANNLLKVDPDLLYFSGDQLYEDHGGFGLIRDPAEPAILNYLRKFYMHGMAFGEAMRDRPTVCIPDDHDVFQGNIWGEGGMKMKEGTTSSNGGYREPARMVNVVHKTCAGHHPDYYDPTPCLQGISVYYGDMVYGDVGFAILGDRQFKSGPEHVDSGSGRADHVTDANFDTSKLDKPGLELLGDRQEKFLEHWCDDWRGHKLKVLLSQTVFAGVATHHGGYNGYLKADLDSGSWPQTARNRAVKIIRKGMPLHINGDQHLTTLSQYGADEQRDGCWSFCTPAISAGYPRWWRPDEVGMEHENRPKHDLPNTGEYIDGFGNKVYVYAVGNPEPASEKNRYDLAHQKGSGFGLVLIDPKAKTYEIHSYRFLVDATDGKASNEFPGWPVTLHQKENGGETRLIS